Proteins found in one Thermoplasmata archaeon genomic segment:
- a CDS encoding SufD family Fe-S cluster assembly protein → MPNSDTVKEALKKQAAYGKDIDLEHYEERADDQIKVDDLESSDYKRYMENVGIVADEMDRSGTLMFIDNKPSHCSPKVQEGLELMSTAEAVKKYDGLKDYYWKAMDPTKDKYTAKTYLEDGDGYFVRVKSGYHIKYPLQTCMLLNKNKSIQNLHNIIIVEDDASLEMITGCSTAHHANDALHVGVSEIYIGDNSSLTFSMIHSWGKQTGVRPRTNCIVGKNSHYTNNYVILNPVGTLQSFPVATLGDNSSATYNTMCIAHESSDIDTGGMVNLNGRKSRAEIMSRSISMGGKMCARGRMVGNAPESKGHLECRSIILKDGGTTLAIPELEAHIADVEMTHEAAVGKVARDQIEYLMSRGLSEDEAVSMIVKGFLSGGSINGLPPELQKELDEAIAKANLGD, encoded by the coding sequence ATGCCGAACAGCGATACCGTCAAAGAGGCACTCAAGAAGCAGGCCGCCTACGGAAAGGACATCGACCTCGAACACTACGAGGAGAGAGCGGACGACCAGATCAAAGTCGACGACCTTGAGAGCTCCGACTACAAAAGATACATGGAGAACGTCGGAATCGTCGCAGACGAGATGGACCGCTCCGGTACGCTGATGTTCATCGACAACAAGCCCAGCCACTGCTCCCCCAAGGTGCAGGAGGGTCTGGAGCTCATGAGCACAGCAGAGGCCGTGAAGAAATACGATGGTCTGAAGGACTATTACTGGAAGGCTATGGACCCCACCAAGGACAAGTACACCGCGAAGACCTACCTCGAGGACGGGGACGGTTACTTCGTCAGGGTGAAATCCGGATACCACATCAAGTATCCTCTCCAGACCTGCATGCTTCTGAACAAGAACAAGTCCATTCAGAATCTCCACAACATCATCATCGTCGAGGACGATGCATCACTGGAGATGATCACGGGATGCTCAACCGCCCACCATGCAAACGATGCCCTGCATGTCGGCGTATCCGAGATCTACATCGGAGACAACTCCAGCCTGACATTCAGCATGATCCACAGCTGGGGGAAGCAGACGGGAGTCCGCCCCAGGACCAACTGTATCGTAGGTAAGAACAGCCATTACACCAACAACTACGTCATCCTGAACCCTGTCGGAACTCTCCAGAGCTTCCCTGTGGCGACACTCGGAGACAACTCCTCGGCCACATACAACACGATGTGCATAGCTCACGAGAGCTCGGACATAGACACGGGCGGAATGGTCAACCTCAACGGAAGGAAATCCAGGGCCGAGATCATGAGCAGGTCCATCTCGATGGGCGGAAAGATGTGCGCCAGAGGACGCATGGTCGGTAACGCACCAGAATCCAAGGGACACCTCGAATGCAGGAGCATCATCCTGAAGGATGGAGGAACGACTCTTGCCATCCCCGAGCTGGAAGCCCATATCGCAGATGTCGAGATGACACATGAGGCGGCTGTCGGTAAGGTCGCAAGGGATCAGATCGAGTACCTGATGTCCAGAGGACTCAGCGAGGATGAGGCGGTCAGCATGATCGTCAAGGGATTCCTCTCCGGCGGTTCCATCAACGGACTGCCCCCAGAACTCCAGAAGGAACTGGATGAGGCCATCGCCAAGGCCAACCTCGGGGACTGA
- a CDS encoding methyltransferase domain-containing protein: protein MDEESTTMEAWDSAAEEYSELVREQLKSKDKDLWMELIYRYAPKKEKLRVLDIGTGPGFFAISLAMDGHDVTGIDLSIGMLKQAEKNAHDFGIKCDFHPMNADNLLFDSNSFDLIINRNVTWTIPNMMDCYKEWRRVLSPGGRVLVFDSNFNWNFFDPEHDRVFRELIREMKIAGVDSGSVNTGFMFRNSYMESRPMLGMPRPQWDRNMLIKLRYRNIVTCTGCLIGTELDRMPNPEDAAPLFLICAEKPSKDDERKMLIDEYWNGVAPFDSGKCHRLCKNGRGKEYFANLEILIRKGKLLDLACGAGFLTIAADSKGFEAIGIDSSKEMIKEAKRCASEVASNAKFIMADACEIPFDDNHFDSIVIRNSLWAFDEPEKVLKEAFRVLNKDGVLAIIDSDWISKLSTKRPTLNDDGVRIRSGETGFGGTDVIDPVFRSLPLTIKCRPEWEISKCQGLGMVLVESSTFDDMQIDRSIREIVGSSFISVFKKT, encoded by the coding sequence ATGGACGAGGAATCCACAACCATGGAGGCATGGGACTCTGCTGCAGAAGAGTACAGCGAATTGGTCAGGGAACAGCTCAAATCTAAGGATAAAGACCTATGGATGGAACTTATCTACAGATATGCCCCCAAAAAAGAGAAACTTAGAGTTCTTGACATCGGAACTGGCCCTGGTTTTTTCGCCATCTCTTTGGCAATGGATGGCCATGACGTCACCGGTATCGACCTGAGCATAGGAATGCTGAAACAGGCCGAAAAGAATGCGCATGACTTCGGGATCAAATGCGATTTCCATCCAATGAACGCCGACAACCTGTTATTCGATTCCAATTCATTCGACCTCATTATCAATCGTAATGTGACCTGGACGATTCCAAACATGATGGATTGCTACAAGGAATGGAGAAGAGTGCTCTCGCCAGGCGGGCGCGTACTTGTCTTTGATTCCAACTTTAACTGGAATTTCTTCGATCCAGAACATGACAGGGTGTTCAGGGAGCTCATTCGTGAAATGAAAATCGCAGGAGTGGATTCCGGTTCTGTAAACACTGGCTTCATGTTCCGCAATTCATACATGGAATCACGCCCGATGCTGGGGATGCCTCGTCCGCAATGGGACCGCAACATGTTGATCAAGCTGAGATATCGCAACATCGTCACTTGCACCGGCTGCCTGATCGGAACAGAATTGGACAGGATGCCGAATCCAGAAGATGCGGCTCCTCTGTTCTTGATATGTGCGGAGAAACCATCGAAAGATGATGAGAGAAAAATGCTCATAGATGAATACTGGAATGGTGTAGCCCCGTTTGACAGCGGCAAATGTCACAGGCTGTGTAAAAATGGCAGAGGGAAAGAGTATTTCGCCAATCTGGAGATACTCATCCGTAAAGGCAAACTTCTGGATCTGGCCTGCGGAGCCGGATTCCTGACAATAGCAGCAGATTCTAAAGGATTTGAAGCGATAGGCATCGATTCATCCAAAGAAATGATTAAGGAAGCCAAAAGATGTGCATCGGAGGTCGCATCGAACGCTAAGTTTATCATGGCGGATGCCTGTGAGATTCCGTTCGATGACAATCATTTCGATTCTATTGTCATCCGTAACAGCCTGTGGGCGTTCGATGAACCCGAAAAGGTGTTGAAAGAGGCATTCAGAGTCCTGAATAAAGACGGTGTCCTAGCCATTATCGATTCTGACTGGATTTCCAAACTGTCTACCAAACGTCCTACACTCAACGATGACGGGGTCCGCATCAGATCTGGGGAGACTGGTTTCGGCGGAACGGATGTCATCGATCCCGTATTCCGCAGTCTACCGCTCACGATCAAATGCCGTCCCGAATGGGAGATTTCCAAATGCCAAGGCCTTGGGATGGTATTGGTGGAAAGCAGCACTTTCGATGACATGCAGATCGACAGGAGCATCCGCGAGATAGTCGGAAGCAGTTTCATCTCTGTATTCAAGAAAACTTGA
- a CDS encoding ABC transporter ATP-binding protein, protein MLNIVDLHVEAGGREILKGVNLTVKEGETSILFGPNGSGKSTLLASIMGYSTIKVTQGEILFKGKNITDMPVDERAKMGIGMMMQRPPNIYGVKLGDLLRATANDADKAIAEADRFRMEKFMDREINVGFSGGEIKRSELLQLTAQSPELLLLDEPESGVDLESIDLIGRKVHDILEEGRDSTGRHVSSLVITHTGQIMDYIGAKYGYVMKNGVVDRVGDPMELLKEIREHGYGE, encoded by the coding sequence ATGCTGAACATCGTCGACCTCCATGTAGAAGCAGGCGGAAGGGAGATCCTCAAAGGAGTCAACCTCACTGTGAAGGAGGGCGAGACCAGTATACTCTTCGGACCCAACGGCAGTGGTAAATCCACTCTTCTGGCCAGCATCATGGGTTACAGCACCATCAAGGTCACGCAGGGAGAGATCCTGTTCAAGGGCAAGAACATCACAGATATGCCTGTCGACGAGCGTGCCAAAATGGGAATCGGCATGATGATGCAGAGGCCTCCGAACATCTACGGAGTCAAACTCGGGGATCTCTTGCGCGCCACAGCCAACGATGCGGATAAGGCGATCGCCGAGGCCGACAGGTTCAGGATGGAGAAGTTCATGGACAGGGAGATCAACGTCGGTTTCTCCGGCGGAGAGATCAAGAGGTCCGAGCTCCTGCAGCTCACAGCGCAGAGCCCCGAGTTGCTCCTTTTGGACGAACCTGAATCCGGAGTCGATCTAGAGAGCATCGACCTGATCGGAAGGAAGGTCCACGACATCCTGGAAGAGGGAAGGGACAGTACCGGAAGGCATGTGTCGTCATTGGTCATCACTCACACCGGTCAAATCATGGATTACATCGGTGCGAAGTACGGTTATGTGATGAAGAACGGAGTCGTCGACCGTGTGGGCGACCCGATGGAACTCCTGAAAGAGATCAGGGAACACGGCTACGGAGAGTGA
- a CDS encoding aspartate 1-decarboxylase yields MLRSKIHRATVTETRLDYEGSITIDEALLEKAGMWNGEKVLIADVNNGNRFETYILPGKRDSGIIAINGAAAHLCKEGDRVIIMGFELTDRPIKANVILVDEKNRVSRELVY; encoded by the coding sequence TTGCTCCGCAGCAAGATCCATAGGGCCACCGTCACCGAAACCCGCCTCGATTACGAGGGAAGCATCACCATAGATGAGGCTCTCCTCGAGAAAGCGGGAATGTGGAACGGAGAGAAGGTCCTCATCGCTGATGTGAACAACGGGAACCGCTTCGAGACATACATCCTTCCGGGCAAACGTGATTCGGGCATCATCGCCATAAACGGCGCTGCAGCACACCTCTGCAAAGAAGGAGACAGGGTCATCATCATGGGATTCGAACTCACCGACCGGCCCATCAAGGCAAACGTCATTCTTGTCGATGAGAAGAACAGGGTCTCAAGGGAACTGGTGTACTGA
- a CDS encoding MATE family efflux transporter encodes MVEETENISIMGTNPAKAIRTMSIPLMFAFLLASVQLYIDSFWCAGLGPDPNSAITLAGPIYWIILDVGAGLGVGASTAISRALGAKNYARVNSLASQIIVLMVLVSIVLSFILFLVSEPLISFMSGGKNVDLSMEYLIPYLVCSPFLMLNGIILGMLRAEGEARRSSALSIFASLINIIMDPILIYVLDLGLFGAAWATCLSFIVTTVIGLWWYLRGRLFIKPSFRNFHFIKEQIWDICRVGIPHSLELAVIPMLMMPQNSLVVAVGGTDGMITYSLPYRYISIAMVPAQAIAAAMIPVASYSIGRGDRENVMFSFKYSAKLIALISILLTIVLMIFADPFAWAFTYTDDMAQFRDEIAMVIRIYALVLITITGIHLCSSILQTLCYSQLATVTMFIREIIFLVLFYISTFFDMTAIYWSLDIAETAGALLMVACVLYALKKTIPKSGIVMERFNSV; translated from the coding sequence ATGGTAGAGGAAACAGAGAACATTAGCATAATGGGTACCAACCCCGCGAAAGCCATCAGGACAATGTCCATTCCCCTGATGTTCGCTTTCTTGCTAGCCAGCGTTCAATTGTATATAGATTCGTTCTGGTGCGCAGGTCTGGGCCCCGATCCGAACTCCGCCATAACGCTGGCTGGGCCTATATATTGGATAATCCTGGATGTGGGAGCGGGTCTGGGTGTTGGTGCATCTACGGCAATATCCCGTGCACTGGGTGCTAAGAACTATGCCCGTGTGAACAGTTTGGCATCCCAGATCATCGTCCTGATGGTTCTGGTCTCTATCGTGCTGTCATTTATCCTGTTCCTTGTATCCGAACCGCTGATCTCATTCATGAGCGGAGGGAAGAATGTTGACCTCAGTATGGAGTATCTGATTCCATATCTCGTCTGCAGCCCGTTCCTGATGTTGAACGGAATCATCTTAGGAATGCTGAGGGCCGAAGGGGAGGCCAGACGCTCGTCAGCTCTTTCCATATTCGCATCCTTAATCAATATTATCATGGATCCTATCCTGATCTATGTTCTCGATCTTGGTCTCTTCGGTGCTGCTTGGGCTACATGTCTGTCATTCATCGTTACCACAGTGATTGGGCTGTGGTGGTATCTTCGCGGCAGACTGTTCATCAAACCTTCATTCAGGAACTTCCATTTCATAAAGGAGCAGATTTGGGATATCTGCAGGGTCGGAATACCTCATTCCTTGGAGCTTGCGGTCATACCCATGCTGATGATGCCCCAGAACTCTCTGGTCGTCGCTGTGGGAGGGACGGATGGAATGATTACCTACAGTCTCCCATACCGTTACATCTCCATTGCAATGGTGCCGGCACAGGCCATAGCAGCCGCCATGATTCCCGTCGCATCTTACTCTATAGGAAGAGGGGACAGGGAGAATGTCATGTTCAGTTTCAAATACTCCGCCAAGCTGATAGCACTTATCAGTATCCTTCTGACGATAGTCCTTATGATATTCGCGGATCCGTTCGCTTGGGCGTTCACATACACTGACGATATGGCGCAGTTCAGGGATGAGATAGCGATGGTGATCAGGATCTATGCTCTGGTCCTGATCACGATAACCGGAATACACCTGTGCTCATCGATACTGCAGACTCTATGCTATTCTCAGCTCGCTACTGTTACGATGTTCATCAGGGAGATAATATTCCTGGTCTTGTTCTACATCTCGACTTTCTTCGATATGACTGCAATCTACTGGTCACTCGACATAGCAGAGACGGCAGGCGCATTGCTGATGGTTGCATGCGTACTATATGCATTGAAAAAGACCATACCTAAGTCAGGAATAGTTATGGAAAGATTCAACTCTGTTTGA
- a CDS encoding glyoxalase — protein sequence MPLGDPHGANFEYTVEGLPESVHVCTVPVRDVSRALGFYKDILHMEVLSEDDREAYLIRRDCRIILKRSDAVGVDTGLYFGVDSPYNTRRRLIDEGVIFAQEPKRGPFGTFCSIRDDDGNVIHLIERNADFKKE from the coding sequence ATGCCATTAGGGGATCCTCACGGAGCGAATTTCGAATACACGGTGGAAGGTCTGCCGGAATCGGTCCATGTATGCACAGTCCCCGTCAGGGATGTTTCCAGGGCGTTGGGATTTTACAAGGACATTCTGCACATGGAGGTCCTATCAGAGGATGACAGGGAAGCGTATCTCATCAGACGGGACTGCAGGATCATCCTCAAAAGGTCAGATGCTGTGGGCGTCGATACAGGACTCTATTTCGGTGTGGATTCTCCGTATAACACGCGCAGGCGTTTGATCGACGAGGGAGTGATCTTCGCACAGGAGCCCAAGCGCGGACCGTTCGGCACATTCTGTTCGATTCGCGATGATGACGGGAACGTCATCCATCTGATAGAGAGGAATGCGGATTTTAAAAAGGAATGA
- a CDS encoding ribonuclease HI family protein → MFTVYSDGGSRGNPGKSAYAIVVVEDGEVVHEHAEYLGIHTNNYAEYRGLIAGIAKILDLKGTEAEFVMDSQLVIRQMNGEYKVKNPDMKALYDDAKNLSSMIPKVRFRNVRRSEELIPRADFLLNEEMDRH, encoded by the coding sequence ATGTTCACTGTATACTCCGACGGAGGCTCCAGAGGGAATCCGGGGAAGTCCGCATACGCGATCGTTGTCGTGGAGGACGGCGAGGTCGTACACGAGCATGCAGAGTATCTCGGGATCCACACTAACAATTATGCCGAGTACAGAGGGCTCATAGCCGGTATCGCAAAGATCCTGGACCTGAAAGGTACCGAAGCAGAGTTCGTCATGGATTCCCAACTGGTCATCAGACAGATGAACGGAGAATACAAGGTCAAGAATCCTGACATGAAGGCACTCTATGACGATGCTAAGAATCTGTCCTCGATGATCCCTAAGGTGAGGTTCCGCAATGTACGCAGATCTGAAGAGCTCATACCCCGTGCTGATTTCCTTTTGAATGAGGAAATGGATAGACATTGA
- a CDS encoding ABC transporter ATP-binding protein, with translation MGDVIEINNLVKKYGDKTAVDGISFSVHDGELFGFLGPNGAGKTTTVRCISTLTNITSGQVLVNGVDIIKDQTHAKQYIGVIQQQISLDKDLTIRENMISHAMYHGMGKKERDERISELTEYFGLGEYLDKPVDSLSGGWKKRAAIVCAMLHQPKVLFLDEPTTGLDINARRLLWDVVKRLNATGTTIVLTTHYIEEAQVLCDRVGIIDRGKIIALDTPRALIDRTGKMCVENLEGKKTVYKYFNSMHDAQQYVTDNKLEDAVMRRTTLEDVFVELTGKSVGDQR, from the coding sequence ATGGGCGATGTGATAGAGATAAACAATCTCGTGAAGAAGTACGGGGACAAGACGGCCGTTGACGGGATATCATTCTCCGTGCATGACGGTGAGCTGTTCGGTTTCCTGGGCCCCAACGGTGCAGGAAAAACAACCACCGTAAGATGCATCTCCACGCTCACCAACATCACTTCTGGACAGGTCCTGGTGAACGGTGTTGATATCATCAAGGACCAGACTCATGCGAAGCAGTACATCGGAGTCATACAGCAGCAGATCTCCCTTGATAAGGATCTCACCATCCGCGAGAACATGATCTCACATGCGATGTATCACGGCATGGGCAAAAAGGAAAGGGACGAGAGGATCTCTGAACTCACTGAATACTTCGGATTGGGGGAATATCTGGACAAGCCCGTCGATTCATTATCGGGGGGATGGAAGAAGAGGGCGGCCATCGTGTGCGCGATGCTCCATCAGCCCAAGGTCCTGTTCCTGGACGAACCCACGACAGGTCTTGACATCAACGCGAGGCGTCTGCTCTGGGATGTCGTGAAGAGACTGAATGCCACTGGGACCACCATCGTCCTCACCACCCACTACATCGAAGAGGCTCAGGTCCTATGCGACAGGGTCGGCATCATAGATCGCGGAAAGATCATCGCATTGGATACCCCGAGAGCGCTGATTGACAGGACGGGAAAGATGTGCGTAGAGAACCTGGAAGGGAAGAAGACCGTGTACAAGTACTTCAATTCGATGCATGATGCCCAGCAGTATGTTACAGACAATAAGCTAGAGGACGCCGTCATGAGGAGGACGACCCTGGAGGACGTCTTCGTTGAGCTCACCGGTAAATCGGTAGGTGATCAGAGATGA
- a CDS encoding flavodoxin family protein, producing MKVIAINGSPRPIGNTSNILHDVQDLFEREGIEMEMICVYDYHFMNCNVCLTCEIRGDGRCQDEDDGLNDILDKLREADAVLIASPTYSNACPSVLQTFLERASLVYEKGDLGLNGKVGGAIAVCGHDGGSIVYNQLVDFLLRNGMSVCGSNPLPIVHALNSPQYEDDKQGMKGVHALVRNMTSLILKLNGY from the coding sequence ATGAAAGTCATCGCCATCAACGGCAGTCCCCGCCCGATTGGGAACACGAGCAACATCCTGCACGACGTACAGGACCTCTTCGAGAGGGAAGGCATCGAGATGGAGATGATCTGCGTCTACGACTACCATTTCATGAACTGCAACGTCTGTCTGACCTGCGAGATTCGCGGGGACGGAAGATGTCAGGACGAGGACGACGGGCTGAATGACATCCTCGACAAGCTCAGGGAGGCGGATGCGGTATTGATCGCTTCGCCGACCTATTCCAATGCATGTCCTAGTGTTCTTCAGACGTTCCTCGAAAGGGCCTCCCTGGTCTACGAAAAAGGAGATCTGGGTCTTAACGGCAAAGTAGGCGGGGCGATAGCCGTTTGCGGTCACGACGGAGGTTCGATCGTCTATAACCAATTGGTCGATTTCCTGCTCCGCAACGGCATGTCGGTGTGCGGGTCAAATCCCCTGCCGATTGTACATGCATTGAATTCTCCTCAATACGAGGATGACAAACAAGGGATGAAAGGGGTGCATGCCCTGGTGAGGAACATGACCTCCCTCATCCTGAAGCTGAACGGCTACTGA
- a CDS encoding ABC transporter: MTEYVRNTDFFHQVYHVAWSDIMYLKHTFWNTLIMTIMTPLLYLIAFGYGLRSGETEIGVSYIAFVIPGIMALTSMSSSFSSTSARINVQRLYYRSFDEMMMCPLSNAAIIFGKSMLGFIRGILGCFVMYALGLFLAPDLALTPLAVICVILSCVVFSMLGMAAALIAKSHASMATFNSLVILPMTFLCGTFFSVDSLNIVFQAILYCLPLTHSSLMIRAACLPDAIPDFPWISLVVLIAFGIAFFALDYYLLKTRKV, from the coding sequence ATGACCGAATACGTCAGAAATACAGACTTCTTCCACCAAGTGTATCATGTAGCTTGGTCGGACATCATGTATCTGAAGCACACCTTCTGGAATACACTGATAATGACTATCATGACTCCTCTGCTGTACCTAATCGCCTTCGGGTACGGACTCAGGTCCGGAGAAACGGAGATAGGGGTCTCTTACATTGCATTCGTCATCCCTGGTATCATGGCCCTGACCTCGATGTCCTCGTCATTCTCATCCACATCGGCAAGAATCAACGTTCAGAGACTCTACTACAGGAGCTTCGACGAGATGATGATGTGCCCGCTCAGTAACGCTGCCATCATCTTCGGCAAGAGCATGCTCGGATTCATAAGAGGGATCCTAGGGTGCTTCGTGATGTACGCTCTAGGACTATTCCTGGCCCCGGATCTCGCCCTCACACCTTTAGCTGTCATATGCGTGATCCTGAGCTGCGTCGTATTCTCCATGTTGGGAATGGCAGCTGCATTGATTGCGAAATCACATGCGAGCATGGCAACATTCAACAGCCTGGTCATCCTCCCGATGACATTCCTGTGCGGAACGTTCTTCTCAGTCGACTCCCTGAATATCGTATTCCAGGCCATACTGTACTGTCTGCCGCTCACTCACTCCAGTCTCATGATAAGGGCAGCTTGTCTGCCGGATGCGATCCCGGACTTCCCATGGATATCCTTGGTCGTATTGATCGCATTCGGAATAGCGTTCTTCGCCTTGGACTACTACCTGCTGAAGACCAGGAAGGTTTGA